One stretch of Hevea brasiliensis isolate MT/VB/25A 57/8 chromosome 12, ASM3005281v1, whole genome shotgun sequence DNA includes these proteins:
- the LOC110654393 gene encoding protein NLP5 isoform X1 yields MEDRNLSPGPMLGAYADSAMDIEYMDKLLLEGCWLETIDGSEFFNTSPSSSAALVDASFLWSTSEISNVDLASSTSQRSNQDDEHTSLLPTNSSSNEARGRSLFNVQAHGQDLRSANRLENNRNEGSEVSKSWWIGPRTSPGPNSVRDRLIRALGYIKDFTKDKDILIQIWVPVDRGGRRVLTTHDQRFALVPNCQRLANYRDISVNYQFSAEEDSKDMVGLPGRVFLGKVPEWTPDVRFFRSDEYPRVDHAQLYDVRGTLALPVFEQGSRTCLGVIEVVMTKQKIKYHPELESICKALKAVDLQSSEVPSLQHVKACDMSYQAVLPEIHEVLRSACETHKLPLAQTWVPCIQQGKAGCRHSAENYHHCVSTVDLACYVHDTGVQAFHEACSEHHLLKGQGVAGEAFLTNQPCFTSDITSYGKTEYPLSHHARMFGLHAAVAIRLRSVHTGTADFVLEFFLPADCTDPEKQKKMLTSLSIIIQQVCRSLRVIADKELEETDLPISEVLAPSYGTPPREEMLRVTQPNSESYGGDHLSWSDRFTGIQQSGSVVSSCQEEKQKVLIHKNSVGRRQNQEDYSLKVSVECGGDSAVAEGSFSSVCVGRTREKRRTRAEKAITLQVLQQYFAGSLKDAAKSIGVCTTTLKRICRQHGIKRWPSRKIKKVGHSLKKLQVVIDSVQGASGAFQIDSFYTKFPELASSNLSRSNPFSTSKQLDHPESSSIQPEGGIFRSQVTAPKSPSSSCSQSSSSSHCFSSGTQQHASAFTIPTSRDPMLGENSGNCVLKRVRSDAELHASIQAEQNLLPRSQSHKSLCEQPDLGKLPPLAKKSNRISQEIDAQRVKVTCGNEKIRFRMPNNWELKDLLQEIARRFNIDDIHKYDLKYLDDDSDWVLLTCDDDLKECIDICQSSQSHTIKLLLQISPCLLDRSMKSRDLS; encoded by the exons ATGGAAGACCGCAATTTATCTCCAGGGCCTATGCTGGGTGCTTATGCTGATTCAGCTATGGACATTGAATACATGGATAAATTATTGTTAGAAGGATGCTGGCTGGAAACAATTGACGGGTCTGAGTTCTTCAATACTAGCCCCTCTAGTTCTGCTGCCCTTGTTGATGCTTCGTTTCTATGGTCTACTTCAGAGATCAGTAATGTTGATTTGGCTTCCTCTACATCCCAGAGAAGCAATCAAGATGATGAACATACATCATTGTTGCCCACTAATTCATCCTCAAATGAAGCCCGTGGCAGAAGTCTGTTTAATGTTCAGGCTCATGGCCAGGACTTACGTAGTGCCAACAGATTGGAAAATAATAGAAATGAAGGTTCTGAAGTAAGCAAAAGTTGGTGGATTGGACCAAGAACAAGTCCAGGCCCCAATTCTGTCAGGGATAGATTAATTAGAGCACTTGGATATATTAAAGATTTCACAAAAGATAAAGATATCCTTATACAAATATGGGTCCCTGTAGACAGAGGAGGTAGGCGTGTTCTAACAACTCATGACCAACGTTTTGCCCTTGTTCCCAACTGTCAAAGGTTGGCAAATTACAGAGACATATCCGTTAACTATCAATTTTCAGCTGAGGAGGATTCCAAGGACATGGTGGGGCTTCCTGGTCGGGTTTTCTTAGGCAAGGTTCCTGAGTGGACACCTGATGTTCGATTCTTTAGAAGTGATGAATATCCACGGGTAGATCATGCTCAACTGTATGATGTACGTGGAACTCTGGCCCTTCCTGTTTTTGAACAAGGCAGCAGGACTTGCTTGGGGGTTATTGAAGTGGTAATGACTAAACAAAAGATCAAGTACCATCCTGAGCTTGAAAGCATTTGCAAGGCACTTAAG GCAGTAGATCTTCAGAGTTCTGAAGTTCCAAGCTTGCAGCATGTAAAG GCATGTGATATGTCCTACCAAGCTGTGTTACCTGAGATTCACGAGGTTCTGAGATCTGCTTGTGAGACACATAAATTGCCGTTAGCTCAAACTTGGGTCCCATGCATCCAGCAAGGCAAGGCAGGGTGCCGACATTCTGCTGAAAACTACCATCATTGTGTTTCCACTGTGGATCTTGCTTGCTATGTACATGACACTGGTGTCCAGGCTTTTCATGAGGCTTGCTCTGAGCATCACTTGTTAAAAGGTCAAGGAGTTGCTGGGGAAGCCTTTTTGACTAACCAACCTTGCTTCACAAGTGACATAACTTCATATGGCAAAACTGAGTATCCTCTTTCTCACCATGCAAGGATGTTTGGGTTGCATGCTGCTGTTGCAATTCGCCTAAGAAGTGTGCACACTGGTACAGCTGACTTTGTGCTGGAGTTCTTTTTGCCTGCGGATTGCACAGATCCTGAAAAACAGAAGAAAATGCTTACTTCATTGTCCATCATTATACAACAGGTCTGCCGGTCCTTACGGGTAATAGCAGACAAGGAGCTAGAGGAAACTGACTTGCCAATTAGTGAAGTTTTAGCCCCTTCATATGGTACACCTCCCAGAGAAGAGATGTTAAGGGTGACACAGCCCAACTCTGAAAGCTATGGTGGAGATCATTTGTCCTGGAGTGACCGTTTCACAGGGATCCAACAAAGTGGAAGTGTTGTCTCATCATGTCAAGAAGAGAAGCAAAAGGTATTAATACATAAAAATTCTGTGGGCCGCAGGCAAAATCAAGAAGATTATAGTCTAAAGGTGAGTGTTGAATGTGGTGGTGATTCTGCAGTTGCTGAAGGTAGCTTTTCAAGTGTCTGTGTAGGTAGAACAAGAGAGAAAAGACGAACCAGGGCAGAGAAAGCAATCACCTTGCAAGTTCTTCAGCAATATTTTGCTGGAAGCTTAAAAGATGCTGCAAAAAGCATTGGTG TGTGCACCACAACCTTGAAAAGAATATGTAGGCAACATGGAATAAAACGATGGCCTTCTCGGAAAATCAAGAAGGTTGGCCACTCCTTAAAGAAACTCCAGGTTGTGATTGACTCAGTCCAAGGTGCCTCTGGTGCTTTTCAGATTGATTCCTTTTATACAAAATTTCCTGAGCTGGCCTCCTCAAATTTATCAAGAAGCAATCCATTTTCAACCTCAAAGCAGCTTGATCATCCAGAGTCATCAAGCATACAGCCTGAGGGAGGTATTTTCCGCTCCCAGGTGACTGCACCGAAATCACCCTCTTCCTCATGCAGTCAGAGTTCCAGTTCAAGCCATTGTTTTTCTAGTGGGACACAGCAACACGCATCTGCATTCACCATTCCCACCAGCAGAGATCCTATGCTTGGAGAAAACTCAGGTAATTGTGTGTTAAAGAGGGTCAGAAGTGATGCAGAGCTGCATGCCTCTATTCAAGCAGAACAAAACCTGCTGCCAAGATCTCAAAGCCATAAATCTCTTTGTGAACAGCCTGATTTGGGAAAGCTTCCGCCATTAGCTAAAAAGAGCAACAGGATATCTCAAGAGATCGATGCTCAGAGAGTGAAAGTCACATGTGGAAATGAGAAAATCAGGTTTCGCATGCCAAACAATTGGGAACTTAAAGATCTATTGCAAGAAATTGCAAGACGATTTAATATAGATGACATACATAAATATGATCTGAAGTACTTGGATGATGACTCTGATTGGGTCTTATTAACATGTGATGATGATTTGAAGGAGTGTATTGACATATGCCAATCATCTCAAAGCCACACAATTAAACTCTTGCTCCAAATTTCTCCTTGTCTTTTGGACAGGTCTATGAAAAGCCGTGACCTTTCATGA
- the LOC110654393 gene encoding protein NLP5 isoform X2, producing MEDRNLSPGPMLGAYADSAMDIEYMDKLLLEGCWLETIDGSEFFNTSPSSSAALVDASFLWSTSEISNVDLASSTSQRSNQDDEHTSLLPTNSSSNEARGRSLFNVQAHGQDLRSANRLENNRNEGSEVSKSWWIGPRTSPGPNSVRDRLIRALGYIKDFTKDKDILIQIWVPVDRGGRRVLTTHDQRFALVPNCQRLANYRDISVNYQFSAEEDSKDMVGLPGRVFLGKVPEWTPDVRFFRSDEYPRVDHAQLYDVRGTLALPVFEQGSRTCLGVIEVVMTKQKIKYHPELESICKALKAVDLQSSEVPSLQHVKACDMSYQAVLPEIHEVLRSACETHKLPLAQTWVPCIQQGKAGCRHSAENYHHCVSTVDLACYVHDTGVQAFHEACSEHHLLKGQGVAGEAFLTNQPCFTSDITSYGKTEYPLSHHARMFGLHAAVAIRLRSVHTGTADFVLEFFLPADCTDPEKQKKMLTSLSIIIQQVCRSLRVIADKELEETDLPISEVLAPSYGTPPREEMLRVTQPNSESYGGDHLSWSDRFTGIQQSGSVVSSCQEEKQKVLIHKNSVGRRQNQEDYSLKVSVECGGDSAVAEGSFSSVCVGRTREKRRTRAEKAITLQVLQQYFAGSLKDAAKSIGVCTTTLKRICRQHGIKRWPSRKIKKVGHSLKKLQVVIDSVQGASGAFQIDSFYTKFPELASSKQLDHPESSSIQPEGGIFRSQVTAPKSPSSSCSQSSSSSHCFSSGTQQHASAFTIPTSRDPMLGENSGNCVLKRVRSDAELHASIQAEQNLLPRSQSHKSLCEQPDLGKLPPLAKKSNRISQEIDAQRVKVTCGNEKIRFRMPNNWELKDLLQEIARRFNIDDIHKYDLKYLDDDSDWVLLTCDDDLKECIDICQSSQSHTIKLLLQISPCLLDRSMKSRDLS from the exons ATGGAAGACCGCAATTTATCTCCAGGGCCTATGCTGGGTGCTTATGCTGATTCAGCTATGGACATTGAATACATGGATAAATTATTGTTAGAAGGATGCTGGCTGGAAACAATTGACGGGTCTGAGTTCTTCAATACTAGCCCCTCTAGTTCTGCTGCCCTTGTTGATGCTTCGTTTCTATGGTCTACTTCAGAGATCAGTAATGTTGATTTGGCTTCCTCTACATCCCAGAGAAGCAATCAAGATGATGAACATACATCATTGTTGCCCACTAATTCATCCTCAAATGAAGCCCGTGGCAGAAGTCTGTTTAATGTTCAGGCTCATGGCCAGGACTTACGTAGTGCCAACAGATTGGAAAATAATAGAAATGAAGGTTCTGAAGTAAGCAAAAGTTGGTGGATTGGACCAAGAACAAGTCCAGGCCCCAATTCTGTCAGGGATAGATTAATTAGAGCACTTGGATATATTAAAGATTTCACAAAAGATAAAGATATCCTTATACAAATATGGGTCCCTGTAGACAGAGGAGGTAGGCGTGTTCTAACAACTCATGACCAACGTTTTGCCCTTGTTCCCAACTGTCAAAGGTTGGCAAATTACAGAGACATATCCGTTAACTATCAATTTTCAGCTGAGGAGGATTCCAAGGACATGGTGGGGCTTCCTGGTCGGGTTTTCTTAGGCAAGGTTCCTGAGTGGACACCTGATGTTCGATTCTTTAGAAGTGATGAATATCCACGGGTAGATCATGCTCAACTGTATGATGTACGTGGAACTCTGGCCCTTCCTGTTTTTGAACAAGGCAGCAGGACTTGCTTGGGGGTTATTGAAGTGGTAATGACTAAACAAAAGATCAAGTACCATCCTGAGCTTGAAAGCATTTGCAAGGCACTTAAG GCAGTAGATCTTCAGAGTTCTGAAGTTCCAAGCTTGCAGCATGTAAAG GCATGTGATATGTCCTACCAAGCTGTGTTACCTGAGATTCACGAGGTTCTGAGATCTGCTTGTGAGACACATAAATTGCCGTTAGCTCAAACTTGGGTCCCATGCATCCAGCAAGGCAAGGCAGGGTGCCGACATTCTGCTGAAAACTACCATCATTGTGTTTCCACTGTGGATCTTGCTTGCTATGTACATGACACTGGTGTCCAGGCTTTTCATGAGGCTTGCTCTGAGCATCACTTGTTAAAAGGTCAAGGAGTTGCTGGGGAAGCCTTTTTGACTAACCAACCTTGCTTCACAAGTGACATAACTTCATATGGCAAAACTGAGTATCCTCTTTCTCACCATGCAAGGATGTTTGGGTTGCATGCTGCTGTTGCAATTCGCCTAAGAAGTGTGCACACTGGTACAGCTGACTTTGTGCTGGAGTTCTTTTTGCCTGCGGATTGCACAGATCCTGAAAAACAGAAGAAAATGCTTACTTCATTGTCCATCATTATACAACAGGTCTGCCGGTCCTTACGGGTAATAGCAGACAAGGAGCTAGAGGAAACTGACTTGCCAATTAGTGAAGTTTTAGCCCCTTCATATGGTACACCTCCCAGAGAAGAGATGTTAAGGGTGACACAGCCCAACTCTGAAAGCTATGGTGGAGATCATTTGTCCTGGAGTGACCGTTTCACAGGGATCCAACAAAGTGGAAGTGTTGTCTCATCATGTCAAGAAGAGAAGCAAAAGGTATTAATACATAAAAATTCTGTGGGCCGCAGGCAAAATCAAGAAGATTATAGTCTAAAGGTGAGTGTTGAATGTGGTGGTGATTCTGCAGTTGCTGAAGGTAGCTTTTCAAGTGTCTGTGTAGGTAGAACAAGAGAGAAAAGACGAACCAGGGCAGAGAAAGCAATCACCTTGCAAGTTCTTCAGCAATATTTTGCTGGAAGCTTAAAAGATGCTGCAAAAAGCATTGGTG TGTGCACCACAACCTTGAAAAGAATATGTAGGCAACATGGAATAAAACGATGGCCTTCTCGGAAAATCAAGAAGGTTGGCCACTCCTTAAAGAAACTCCAGGTTGTGATTGACTCAGTCCAAGGTGCCTCTGGTGCTTTTCAGATTGATTCCTTTTATACAAAATTTCCTGAGCTGGCCTC CTCAAAGCAGCTTGATCATCCAGAGTCATCAAGCATACAGCCTGAGGGAGGTATTTTCCGCTCCCAGGTGACTGCACCGAAATCACCCTCTTCCTCATGCAGTCAGAGTTCCAGTTCAAGCCATTGTTTTTCTAGTGGGACACAGCAACACGCATCTGCATTCACCATTCCCACCAGCAGAGATCCTATGCTTGGAGAAAACTCAGGTAATTGTGTGTTAAAGAGGGTCAGAAGTGATGCAGAGCTGCATGCCTCTATTCAAGCAGAACAAAACCTGCTGCCAAGATCTCAAAGCCATAAATCTCTTTGTGAACAGCCTGATTTGGGAAAGCTTCCGCCATTAGCTAAAAAGAGCAACAGGATATCTCAAGAGATCGATGCTCAGAGAGTGAAAGTCACATGTGGAAATGAGAAAATCAGGTTTCGCATGCCAAACAATTGGGAACTTAAAGATCTATTGCAAGAAATTGCAAGACGATTTAATATAGATGACATACATAAATATGATCTGAAGTACTTGGATGATGACTCTGATTGGGTCTTATTAACATGTGATGATGATTTGAAGGAGTGTATTGACATATGCCAATCATCTCAAAGCCACACAATTAAACTCTTGCTCCAAATTTCTCCTTGTCTTTTGGACAGGTCTATGAAAAGCCGTGACCTTTCATGA